AAAAACTTTTGCTACCACTGGTGATGAATAATAAATTTTATGGGCAGTTTGTCGCCAGAGGGGTAACGATCAGGGCTCCTAAAACGCTTGTCGCTATATTACCGGCTGTAGCAACGCTCGCTCTTGAAAAAATACAGGGTATAAAATCCAGTATCACCAACGCAAAAAACGGGTTGTTTAATCGTGACTACTTACATCACGCAGCAAACCGTGAATTGCGTATGATTCGCGAAGGCTTTCATCTTTCGGGTGAGACAGCAGGAAGTGAAGAGTATAGAGCCTCAGTAGGTGTTGTGCTGCTTGATCTTTCTGGCTTGCGCTCTGTTGCGATGGATTTTGGACATCTTTTTGCCGAAGACTTGGCTGTTCAATTTGCGGATGCGCTTTCTTCGGTGACTCCTGAACAGGCGTTTGTCTGCAACAGCGGTGACTATGAGTATGCCATTTTGATTCCGACAGGTACTTCCAGTTCATGTCGAAAAATAGCCGTAGAAGCTGTGAATACGCTTCGGGCTATCCAAAAAGTGCATGACGTGACCGAACACAGGGTTGGAGTGGATGTTGCGGCGGGATATGCTGCATTCCCTCAGGATTTTGAAGGGGCACAGTTTGATTTGGATAGCGATGAGCAAAGCCGTTTGCTGATTCGTAAAGCGCGCATTAGTTCAAATGTTGCTAAACGGCTTGGAAAGACCCTTACCACTCCGCATGTGCTTGGCTTCAACCGTCTTTTGCATGAAGGTGGAGCTGTGCGTGAGGTTCTGCCGCTAAATCGTGTTGTTGTAGATGTTGGCGGTTCTATGGGAGCACGGGAAGGGCAGCGTTTTTCCGTATGGTCATGTAACTACAGCTCAAGCCAAGCTGGTGGCACGCCATCAAATTCGTTGATTAAGCGCCACCCTCTCTACAAGGGTGAGCTAGTACTTATGGAAGTACGTGAAGCAGATTCCATTGCAGAAATTATGCACATGGGTGACCCTACATGGTCCTTTGAACCGACTGATGCAATTAAGCTGTTGCCGGAAGAAAAAGGGATCAGTTCCGCCGTTGACAATAACGATACAGCAGAACAGTTCGATTCTTTAACAGGGCTGTACAAGCATAGAGATTTTATTGCGCGATTTACCAAGGAGCGTGAAAAGACAGACTCCTTCGCTCTCGCGCTGGTACGATTATCCCGCATGCCGCATGACAATGGTGGAGCAGGGGAACAAATCTTAGCGGAAGCAACTCAGCTGTGCCGCGATCTTCTTGGTAATGACATGATTGGCGGGCGGTACGGCATAAACTCGCTTATCTGCTTTTATCCAGAAGGAAAGCCGGAATTTGTACAGGTTCTTTTCAATGAACTTTGTGTGCGTTTACTGGCTACCCTTGGAATCGAAGCATCTGTGGGTGTATTTTGTTATCCGTACCTTGATTACCGCAAAGGTGATGCGCTGGAATGTTGTTTGAAAGCGCTTGAGTATGCAATGCTGTTGCCGGAGCCACGAGTGGGGATTCTTGATTCCCTTGCTTTGAACATCAGTGCTGATAAATTTTATTCTAAGAATGACCCGTTCGGTGCAATCGAGGAATATAAGCGGGCATTGCTTGCTGATGAAGACAACACCCTTGCCTGGAACTCTCTTGGTGTCTGCTATGCTGGCTTAGGGCGTAAGGAAGAAGCCCGTAAGCACTTTGAAGGTGCACTTGCTCGCGATGAAGACGATGTAATGGCATTGTATAATCTTGGGCACATATCGCAAACGCTTGGGCATTTTGTTGATGCACGACAATATTATGATGATTGTCTTTCGCGCGACGACAAGCATTTCTTCTCCCTTATCCGCTTAGGGCAGGTGAGTGAGCAGGAAAAAGATTTTGCTAAAGCCCGTGAATTTTTTGAGCGCGCCCGTGCGTTAGATGAGAACAAACCTCTCGTGGAACGAAACTTTGCACGATTATGCCTGAAAGAAGAGAATCCGGTTAAAGCCCGTGAGCATTTACATCAGGCACTGTTGTATAATCCGCAAGACGCTGTAGCGTTGGAGTTAATGGCGCGTATTTATCTGGATGGGGGAGAAGATCCTGAAATTGCAGAAGTGCTGGCACGACAGGCAGCAGCGTTGCGACCGGATTTTAAAGGAGCATGGCTCCAGCTTGCGCGTGCTCTAGAAGCATGCGGTAAGAAACAGGAAGCGCATCAAGCGCTGGTGAAAGCAGGTGAGTTATAGTGCGGCAACAGGTTAAGGCGTTTTTTTCGACACCGTATATTGCGGTGCCGATTGGTGCGTTGATTATTAGTTTTTCTCCGGTTTTGGTGCGGCTTACTTCTGTATCTCCAGATAACTCAGCCTTTTATCGTGTGTTGTTTGGTGGCATTACGCTTATGTTGCTTTCTGCTGCCAGCCGAGAACGCATTTCGGTTCCCCTTAAAATTTGGGGGCTTGTAACGCTCACGGCTGTCTTTTTTGCAATAGATCTTCAATGCTGGCATAGAGCCATTGTGTATGTGGGACCCGGTCTCGCGACGATTCTTGGCAATCTGCAAGTTTTCGTTACGGCAGCATTCGGTGCTCTTCTGTTCAAAGAAATTATTTCCAAACGGCTTATAGCGGCATTGCCGCTTGCTGTCTTTGGGCTATTTCTTCTGATTGGACTCGATTTAAATGAAGTCTCATCTGATATTTTGTGGGGCTTGTTTTTTGGTATTCTTACAGCGGTGTCTTACTCTTGCTACATCATTACGCTTCGGCAGTCGCAGTCAACACCAAAGAAGCTGCCATTATTTGCCAATATGGGGATAATTTCATTGTTGACAGCCGCTTGTATCGGCGTCGCTATGCAGGCAAAAGGTGGTTCGTTTGTTATTCCGACAGTGCATGACTGGGGATACCTTGTTGCGTACGGTGTTTTTTGCCAAGGCATAGGGTGGGCTTTTATCTCGAAAGGACTTCCCGAATTACCAGCGGCAATTGCGGGACTTCTTATGCTGCTGCAACCTGCGCTAGCCTTTGTGTGGGATGTATTGTTTTTCAATCGCCCTACAGGAGCTTACGGACTTTTAGGAGTGGCGCTGGTTCTCTTTGCTATAGGCATGGGAATATATGGTCAACAGGCTGTTGCGGCAAATAAAAGAGATTAATCTTTGTGATGTTGTTTTAAGTTTAAGTGAGTTTTCTTCGCGAACTTAATTATATTTCAAACACTAAAAAATGGCTGTCCTACATAAGGTAGGGCAGCCATTTTTTTGTCGTAATTAATTTTCTTACAACGAGCGAATAAAACTCTAGCGCGGCTACGAACAATGTAAACAAGAATAGTTAGCCGCTCGTAAAAGTTTTTGGAGATTTTTAAGAACCTTTTGTCGCAAAAGGTTCTTAAAGTCCCGCTGGCAAGCGCCGCCGGAGGCAATCAGGGTGTTACTTTAAAAAGGCAACAGCGATTTAATCAGTAACAAATACAGGAAGATCAGGCATTGGTTTGCCAGCTAGCTCGAATGCTTTTTCTAGTAACAGTTGGATGGCATACTCTCCGTCAGCACCAAGTTCCATTGAAAATTCGTTTACGAAGGTTGCAATGTGTTCTTTGATAACAGCATCATCCATTTCTTGTGCATGCTCTTTAATATAAGCAGTTGCTTCTTCTGGATGTTGTTGCACGTAACTCAGGCTTGCTCGAATTGCTTTTTCCAGCTGCCTTGCTTTTTCCATACCGAGATCCCGACGGATGGCGATAGCTCCGAGCGGCAATGGAAGGTTCGTTGTGTTTTCCCACCATTGACCGAGGTCGAGAACTTTTTTGAGTCCAAAATTTTCGTATGTGAAACGCCCTTCGTGGATGACAACACCTGCATCTACTGCACCGGACTGCACAGCAGGCATGACTTGATCGAAAAGCATCTCAACACGTTCTCCCTTAAGGGAATTGTTGAGCGAAAGAAGCATGTTGGCAGTGGTAAGCTTGCCGGGAATGGCTACTTTTTTATCTGCTTCCCGTGCGGACTGGAAGCAGGTGTCTTGCTTAGTTACAACGATAGGGCCACAGCCTCTGCCGAGCGCACCGCCGGTTCGCAGTAAAATGTAGTCATCAAGGCAGTCCGTCATGGCGGCAACAGAAAGTTTGGTGGCGCTGATATCACCTTTACGGGCGCGAATGTTTAAATCTTCTACATCTGCCATATACATAGTAATGTCGAACGGCATATCAATTTTCTTGTTTGCAAGGGCAAAGAAAATCCATGTGTCGTTAGGACAAGGAGAAATTCCGAGTTCCAGCTGCATAAAAAAACCTCCGGTGTACGGGAGTATGTTGTTCTGTTACAAGCGCACTTACAATGGGTTGTTTGTGCATATTCTTACGGTTGACATAGCGCGCATGCAGGCAGATACTCAGCCCGCCGAAGACCACACGCAGGTGTTGCCGCTTTTTTATTATACTGTGTATTAATTGTTAGGTAAATTGGAACGTTTTGATTTGCTTTGCATACTGCGGTAACAACAGTACATCAAGATACTGTCTTTTGATAACGCGTAGAGCGTGGTTGTTTTAGTAGACATCTGGAGACTGTAATTATGTTAGATGCTGATTACTACACCCGTCTTGGATTGGGTAGTGTATTTGAAAAGGTTATGAACGGCGAACGGTTATCCATTGAAGATGGAAAAAAACTGTTCGACTGTGAAGATATAAATGCCCTTGGCGCGTTAGCGCA
The nucleotide sequence above comes from Halodesulfovibrio sp.. Encoded proteins:
- a CDS encoding tetratricopeptide repeat protein translates to MNNKFYGQFVARGVTIRAPKTLVAILPAVATLALEKIQGIKSSITNAKNGLFNRDYLHHAANRELRMIREGFHLSGETAGSEEYRASVGVVLLDLSGLRSVAMDFGHLFAEDLAVQFADALSSVTPEQAFVCNSGDYEYAILIPTGTSSSCRKIAVEAVNTLRAIQKVHDVTEHRVGVDVAAGYAAFPQDFEGAQFDLDSDEQSRLLIRKARISSNVAKRLGKTLTTPHVLGFNRLLHEGGAVREVLPLNRVVVDVGGSMGAREGQRFSVWSCNYSSSQAGGTPSNSLIKRHPLYKGELVLMEVREADSIAEIMHMGDPTWSFEPTDAIKLLPEEKGISSAVDNNDTAEQFDSLTGLYKHRDFIARFTKEREKTDSFALALVRLSRMPHDNGGAGEQILAEATQLCRDLLGNDMIGGRYGINSLICFYPEGKPEFVQVLFNELCVRLLATLGIEASVGVFCYPYLDYRKGDALECCLKALEYAMLLPEPRVGILDSLALNISADKFYSKNDPFGAIEEYKRALLADEDNTLAWNSLGVCYAGLGRKEEARKHFEGALARDEDDVMALYNLGHISQTLGHFVDARQYYDDCLSRDDKHFFSLIRLGQVSEQEKDFAKAREFFERARALDENKPLVERNFARLCLKEENPVKAREHLHQALLYNPQDAVALELMARIYLDGGEDPEIAEVLARQAAALRPDFKGAWLQLARALEACGKKQEAHQALVKAGEL
- a CDS encoding DMT family transporter; translation: MRQQVKAFFSTPYIAVPIGALIISFSPVLVRLTSVSPDNSAFYRVLFGGITLMLLSAASRERISVPLKIWGLVTLTAVFFAIDLQCWHRAIVYVGPGLATILGNLQVFVTAAFGALLFKEIISKRLIAALPLAVFGLFLLIGLDLNEVSSDILWGLFFGILTAVSYSCYIITLRQSQSTPKKLPLFANMGIISLLTAACIGVAMQAKGGSFVIPTVHDWGYLVAYGVFCQGIGWAFISKGLPELPAAIAGLLMLLQPALAFVWDVLFFNRPTGAYGLLGVALVLFAIGMGIYGQQAVAANKRD
- a CDS encoding 1,4-dihydroxy-6-naphthoate synthase: MQLELGISPCPNDTWIFFALANKKIDMPFDITMYMADVEDLNIRARKGDISATKLSVAAMTDCLDDYILLRTGGALGRGCGPIVVTKQDTCFQSAREADKKVAIPGKLTTANMLLSLNNSLKGERVEMLFDQVMPAVQSGAVDAGVVIHEGRFTYENFGLKKVLDLGQWWENTTNLPLPLGAIAIRRDLGMEKARQLEKAIRASLSYVQQHPEEATAYIKEHAQEMDDAVIKEHIATFVNEFSMELGADGEYAIQLLLEKAFELAGKPMPDLPVFVTD